A single Lactuca sativa cultivar Salinas chromosome 8, Lsat_Salinas_v11, whole genome shotgun sequence DNA region contains:
- the LOC111899141 gene encoding uncharacterized protein LOC111899141: MYRRKMKKASIDMSKITEFLNQLYVEKPLFPLVIPLLLVLWSIEKWVFNLSNWVPLAVAVWATVQYGSYRQRIVVQDLNKKWKQLILQTSPTTPLEHCEWLNKLLIEVWPNFISPKLSLKFSSIVEKRLKHRKTKLIERIELQEFSLGSCPPIFGMHGAQWSTAGDQRFIRMGFDWDTTDISIMLFTKLAKPMGTARIVVNNIHIKGDLLISPILDGKAVLYSFVSTPEVRIGVAFGSGGSQSLPATELPGVSSWLVKICYDTLNKTMVEPRRRCLALPPVDLRKKAVGGVLHVTVVSAGKLSRNSFKGSSTTTSTSDGYGQENHHDMGKDFHTFVEVELEDLTRRTLEVAGPNPTWDSTFNMVLHDDAGILKFNLYESCPDNVNYDHLASCEIKLRYCTDDSTIFWAVGEESGVIAKHAEFCGKEVEMVVPFESINSAKLKVKLTLKEWQFSDGLHTLSGSQLSSRGSQFGSTSNFQPRTGRKIYITVVEGKELLEKDKSGKSYVKLQYGKTIQRTRGATNASQPSWTQKFEFEEISDGEYLKVKCYNEDIFGDENIGGARVNLEGLVDGVVRDVWIPLEKVKKGEVRLQIEAVTIDDFEGSKGSQGGLIELVLIEGRDLVAADIRGTSDPYVRVQYGNLKRRTKVMFKTLSPQWHQTFEFPDDGSLLALHVKDHNALLPTSSIGDCIVEYQRLAPNEMSDKWIPLQGVKRGEIHVQVTRKVPQLQKKVSDSESPSSRGHKISGQMKQMMMKIRSLIEDENLEEVSSSLTELESLHEVEEECIIQLETEQMLLLNKINELGQEIINSSPSLSRRSSSN, translated from the exons ATGTATAGAAGGAAGATGAAGAAAGCGAGTATTGATATGAGCAAAATAACCGAGTTCTTGAATCAATTATATGTGGAAAAACCTCTTTTTCCATTAGTGATTCCTCTGTTATTGGTTTTATGGAGCATTGAGAAGTGGGTTTTCAACCTCTCGAATTGGGTTCCTCTTGCTGTTGCTGTCTGGGCAACTGTTCAG TACGGAAGTTATCGACAGAGAATTGTTGTGCAAGACTTGAATAAAAAGTGGAAGCAACTCATTTTACAAACATCT CCTACAACACCATTGGAGCACTGTGAGTGGCTCAACAAACTCTTAATAGAAGTTTGGCCCAATTTCATTAGTCCTAAGCTTTCACTCAAATTCTCATCCATTGTTGAG AAACGCCTAAAGCATCGGAAAACAAAGCTAATA GAAAGGATCGAGCTACAAGAGTTTTCGTTAGGTTCATGCCCTCCAATATTTGGAATGCATGGGGCTCAATGGTCTACTGCAGGTGATCAG AGATTCATCCGTATGGGCTTTGACTGGGACACTACTGACATAAGTATCATGTTGTTTACAAAGTTGGCAAAACCGATGGGAACAGCTCGAATTGTAGTAAACAACATCCACATCAAGGGTGAT CTTCTTATATCACCGATTTTAGATGGGAAAGCGGTTTTGTATTCTTTTGTGTCGACTCCGGAGGTGAGAATAGGTGTTGCATTTGGAAGTGGTGGCAGTCAATCTTTACCTGCAACAGAACTCCCTGGTGTCTCATCCTGGCTG GTTAAAATTTGTTACGATACCTTGAACAAAACAATGGTGGAACCTCGGCGCCGTTGTCTTGCTTTGCCGCCAGTGGACCTCCGGAAAAAGGCGGTGGGGGGTGTCCTCCATGTGACGGTTGTTTCCGCCGGAAAACTTTCCCGGAATAGTTTTAAAGGAAGCTCTACAACTACAAGTACAAGCGATGGTTATGGGCAAGAGAATCATCATGACATGGGTAAAGATTTCCATACATTTGTTGAAGTGGAACTTGAAGATTTGACAAGGAGAACACTCGAGGTAGCGGGACCCAACCCCACATGggattcaacatttaatatggtTCTCCATGACGATGCTGGAATTCTCAAGTTTAATCTTTATGAAAGTTGCCCGGATAATGTGAATTATGATCACCTTGCTAGCTGCGAAATCAAG CTGCGATATTGCACGGATGATTCGACTATCTTCTGGGCTGTTGGGGAAGAATCAGGTGTCATAGCAAAGCATGCTGAGTTTTGCGGAAAAGAAGTTGAAATGGTGGTCCCATTTGAGAGTATTaactcagcaaag ttgaAAGTGAAACTTACACTGAAAGAATGGCAATTTTCGGATGGTTTACATACCTTGAGTGGTTCTCAACTTAGCTCACGGGGATCACAATTTGGGTCAACATCAAATTTTCAACCGAGAACCGGAAGGAAGATTTACATAACTGTTGTTGAAGGGAAAGAACTATTAGAGAAGGACAAAAGTGGAAAGTCGTATGTTAAATTGCAATATGGGAAG ACCATCCAAAGAACGAGAGGTGCCACAAATGCTTCACAACCTAGTTGGACTCAGAAGTTCGAGTTTGAAGAGATTAGTGATGGTGAATATCTAAAGGTAAAATGTTATAATGAAGACATCTTTGGAGATGAGAATATTGGTGGTGCAAGGGTAAATTTGGAAGGTCTAGTGGATGGGGTGGTGAGGGATGTATGGATTCCGCTTGAGAAAGTCAAAAAGGGCGAAGTTCGGCTTCAAATTGAAGCAGTAACAATCGATGATTTTGAAGGATCCAAG GGTTCACAAGGTGGTTTGATTGAGCTTGTTCTTATCGAAGGAAGAGATCTTGTTGCTGCAGATATCCGGGGAACAAGTGATCCCTATGTTAGGGTACAATATGGAAATTTGAAGAGAAGAACCAAG GTAATGTTTAAAACTCTGAGTCCCCAATGGCATCAAACTTTTGAATTTCCTGATGATGGAAGTCTCTTAGCTCTCCATGTAAAAGACCATAATGCCCTTTTGCCAACATCTAGTATTGGTGATTGCATTGTGGAATATCAGAGATTGGCCCCAAATGAGATGTCCGATAAATGGATACCTCTTCAAGGAGTTAAAAGGGGTGAGATTCATGTTCAAGTAACTAGAAAAGTTCCACAACTACAAAAGAAAGTTTCTGATTCTGAGTCACCCTCAAGTAGAGGACACAAAATTTCAGGCCAG ATGAAGCAAATGATGATGAAAATCCGGTCTCTAATCGAAGATGAAAATCTTGAAGAAGTGTCGTCATCTCTAACTGAGCTCGAAAGCCTCCATGAAGTTGAAGAAGAATGCATCATCCAACTTGAAACCGAGCAAATGCTTTTACTCAACAAAATTAATGAGCTCGGTCAGGAGATCATCAATTCATCACCTTCACTCAGCCGAAGATCTTCAAGTAATTGA